Proteins co-encoded in one Oreochromis aureus strain Israel breed Guangdong linkage group 3, ZZ_aureus, whole genome shotgun sequence genomic window:
- the LOC120434096 gene encoding uncharacterized protein LOC120434096 — MAAIFRRTFALSTGQTFPFEYLSTIRGCKRLMKPNVSSSFLWGGQEVGSICSSTCLYIMAGIQKPAQEEPEELSDSDFESPVCRRRRVHHALPTTPGESEAKHQETEGCIQESENEGQAEGQQMFPYNVAEFVPIFLEEDEALEEAIQRSLLEESDRQSEVHISRSFKKLSKEEIEGLLRAHSEKVITPGTRQLHISRANVWSTAFCASSRDPSLQKAVRCFMSHLQAMNMIQRKMLLTLGGQGAEFFRFTGEGHLSGQWCF, encoded by the exons ATGGCAGCAATCTTCAGAAGAACATTTGCACTGTCAACTGGCCAGACATTCCCTTTTGAGTATTTGAGTACAATTAGAGGATGTAAACGACTAATGAAACCAAATGTTTCTAGCAGTTTTCTTTGGGGTGGCCAAGAAGTTGGCTCGATTTGTTCCTCCACCTGCCTCTATATAATGGCAGGGATACAAAAACCTGCACAG GAGGAACCAGAAGAGCTGTCTGATAGTGACTTTGAAAGTCCAGTCTGCCGGAGAAGACGAG TGCATCATGCGTTGCCTACAACACCAGGTGAAAGTGAGGCCAAGCATCAGGAAACAGAGGGCTGCATTCAGGAGAGTGAAAATGAGGGACAGGCAGAGGGACAGCAGATGTTTCCATATAATGTGGCAGAATTTGT CCCTATTTTTCTGGAGGAAGATGAAGCTCTTGAAGAGGCAATTCAGCGTAGCCTCCTAGAAGAGTCTGATAGACAGAGTGAAGTTCATATTTCAAG GTCTTTTAAGAAGCTCAGCAAAGAAGAAATTGAAGGTCTTCTTAGAGCTCATAGTGAGAAAGTCATTACACCAGGAACAAGACAACTCCATATCAGTCGAGCCAATGTGTGGTCGACTGCTTTTTGCGCCAGTTCAAGAGACCCAAGTTTGCAGAAAGCTGTGAGATGCTTTATGTCACATTTGCAAGCGATGAACATGATACAGAGGAAGATGCTGCTGACCTTGGGGGGCCAAGGCGCGGAGTTTTTCCGCTTTACTGGTGAAGGCCATCTTTCAGGACAGTGGTGCTTTTGA